TTTGCATCAACCTGTACAAACTAGGCTGAAACCATTAAAAATCCCCCCATCAAATTTATTTGGATTGAACTTAATGGGTAATAAATGCTTACCCTGAACGACCTCAGATCTGTAGCTAAAGTAAGAAGATTTAAATCATGTATGATAATCATGAAACCGTTGGTTGTTGATATCACCATTTTCGTACCGTCTTCAGTTAATTTCATTCTCATTAGACCGTTCATTAGAAATACTTTATCATACATCATGTTGCTTTCGTTGGGGCTCTTCAAATTCCAAGCGTATATGCTACCATCGAAAGCTGATGTTACCATTACGTTATCTTTTTCTGACCATTCGATATTTTTAACCTATTTGTAccaaaaaattggataataatgCAAAGAGGTACAAACTCTAATAGGTAAAGTAAAAATAAACCCGCCCAGGCACTAAGCAATAACAAAAAGGTATGAAAAAATTCGGAAAATTAGCAAATATTAaagaaagtagaaaaaaaactaacatCATAGACTCTGCAAGAGGTAATCAGACAAAGTAATAACAGAAAACAGACAGCATGGTGGACTGTTGAGATAAAAACAcaagttaaaattaaaaagataacTGGCAAAAATACCTATAAAACTCTCTCCATATAGAAAGAATGAAAGgaaagtattcgaaagctaggaaatatattagaattagtacactttggttcaattttgccacaatcccactcaTAAAATGCTTATTTCActatttcaaatgattttatGCAATTATAACAATAGTTACTGAATATTTAGATGTTTgataaaatctaaataatatttcatacaaaatacagtaaattttatctaataatatttcgagtattgaaaatatgtgaaaatcttcaattataataaaaatctttgtaTTTATATCACAGAATTTTGTATTAAGCACTTACCCAATTCGAGTGACCATGAAGAGTCTTCATACAATATTTCAACTTTCTTATATCCCATATTTTAATTGAAGTATCATCCGAACAAGTAGCAAAATGTTTATCATTCAAAAATCTACAATTAAAGGAATTGAACACACACTTTTGCAAAAACCACGCGATTTTTGATTCACCGACGCTTCTAaacatttaaattgtatttgaaGCTAAATTTTTATTACCTCACACAATTTACGCAATTCTGATGAGCATCGGGGATAgtattaatcaatttttgactAGCAGCATCTATAGTTATAACTTGTTTGCCTTCGCAAGCTGCGACTAACAATTTCCTGTAATATTaagtattaataatatttctaacgTGTTTAATCGACTATAATACCCATCGAGACTGAATTCCAAGTTGAATATACCACCTAAATTTTTTTCGGTATTAATTTTATGACCAAGGTCgaaattatggaaattactGTATAATTTAAATGCTATCGAGTCGTCTAAACTAAGCTGATATTGTCTTAAACCGAAAGATCGTTTTTCTATTCTATCTAAGAAGCTTACATTGCATTCCACGTTACTTCCTATTCTTTGCGGTTCATTTTTATTAGATTCCATTTTGTAGATCGTATCTTCACATTTTCTAAGGTATCGATGAAATATGTTCACATtgatattgtttatataaaaattaacataattaaAGTTATTATGTactcatttattaaaattctattgTAAACTTTGATTTTTAACTCGTCAATATTGACATATgtcaaattctttaaaaaccaatcaaaaatagTATAGAAGTGTCACGTGAAATACTGATTCTGGTTAACCTTCCATAtctagtataaataaatatttaactatttttgttttaaatcaattttggaaaattgagtattttatttatttacaaattaatttaactattattcataatttttatctcaaaaattgaattacaaaTTTCGATGTTTATAATTATCATACGTCAAATCTTCGAAGGACCAATAAGCAAGATTACAGAAGTACCACGTGAACTACATAGAGTCTGATTAACCCTCCGTATgaagtaattataataatatttagtttaattaaaatattattttaattcggaaaaatatattttgaaaagatatGATAAGCTCAAAATTTGGTTTGGTTTTTAGTAGCAATTAGCGAATATCACATGTTTGAAGTtgtttaatcaatattttattccaaataacaaaatgtttcattcaactaatattagaaatgatcgtaaattaatcaaaacgttggaaagaaaaccaaattatATAGTATTAAGTTGGGAAAATTTATTTGATCGTGATAAAAAAcgtaaattacaaatattaaattccaTTAAAGAATGGCGTTGTATTTACTGGTAAGTAGGATATTTGAGAAAGATTTATGTAATCGTATACAGGTTGTCCTATTGAACGGTAGTTAAAAACGAGAACGTTTCTTGTTATAGGGGTGAAAATGATTGTTACAAAGTGGATAATTTAGCACCTTGTACTTGTTACAATTTTCGTATTAAATCTGACGATATGAACGatgaaaattggatttattTTAAAGGTGCTACCGACGAAGGTCCTTTCTATACCACAATGCATATGACTCGATACGTCAAATTAGGAAAATCGTCGGTTGTTAGAAAGATCGCGAATATAAGGTATGTCAATTTACCACAGGGATGACATAACAGAATACACTAAAAAAAGTGTATTGTTGTTCGATAAAATCGgaaatcttttacaaaaaaattgaataataatttttttttatcaatttttcgactttaaggtatagagttaatattaaatatggACCGAGCGTATTCAAGTAGATTCAAACTGGTGATAGAAAAAGAAAGAGCATCGGTAtaacagagagagagagagagagagagagagagagagagagagagagagagagagagagagagagagagagagagagagagagagagagagagagagagagagataggTAATAGGTAAACCGATGGTCTTTCTCTCGAATCCActctatctttaatatcaaCTCAATGGTTTTAGGCCATATTTACTAGACACCGAAAATAGGGAGAATAAAACACCTTTAATTCAATCAATCGAATTTAACGATAtacaaatgataaatttattgatatcttTGGGAGCTAACGTCAATAAAtcagttatttataataaaagatcTCCTCTGATGATCGCTATCGAAAAAGGACGACTCCAAATAgcgaaatttttaatagataaagGAGCAGATGTATTTGCAAGAGATATAAACGATTTGAATTTACTTCATGTAGCTGTGGATACGAATAATTTGGAAAacgttaaattttgttttgaattgataAGAAACGTGAATTTTAAAGACAACAAAGGGTGGACTCCTTTACTACGAGCAGGTACATCtattttagaaacataaaaaatgatttgacgACGATTTTTAATACTTTGAATATAACCTCGAAACTCACAATTACTGTTTCTTATAATTTTGGTGCATTGTgggttttattttatactagaaatgacaataatattaatttattagaCGATATTAATCCCCTTTTGTACTGTTTTCTTCTAATTACAGATAAAGAACGAAATTCAATACAACGATTTGATAAATACGCTTTTAACTCGAtgttattttgaggttatgtggaTTGTTTTCATTAATTCATACCATTTAGCGAATTATTTCGACTAAAGgactatttattatcaaaattagttattttaacaattgttttcacctttttatttcacttgatttaatttattataaatttctaaGCAGACGATCTTTAAATTATGTCTAAGATGATGTGAGCCGTGAACATTAGAATACAtatcaatatattgaaaaaaaaatgattgttatcttcatttttattgaaagcaCGTTATTTAAACCTACATTAGTCACCAACCAATCAAAGTTACTCAACTTACGCCCTTTTCAAGTTATATTCAAACATAACCCTTTTCTCGTTCATAACATAAATTAACTAAATACTCGATGTGGTTAATGATGGCGTGAGACATTATGAATATGATATTAATTACGAATAaaggataataaaataataattaataataaaaaatattttgttgtacacaacaaattgaaaaaatttttaaatttggtaaaaatgCCGACAGtaggaatattagtcataacgtTTACTGTCATTTCGATTTAATGTACGcgaaaaaattcattgtttggACTTCACGTTTTCCTTTTTCGAGAACTAATTTTTCTGATTGTTCATCATTAACGGAAATTATCCtaatgtttataacaaatgtcaacagaatatttgaaactttattaACTTAATCAAATTTCGTTTGTACATACGAATACGTTTTATTAggacttatttattattaattgcaGCTATTATGGAAGTCTCCAAGGATATCATCGACTTTCTAATAGAAAATGGGGCCGATACAAGTGTTAGAGATAATAACGGAATCGATTTCGAGACACACTGTCTTTTAACTGGGACCGTCTTTATGCATAAACCCAGGAGGCTCTGTCCAAGTGCCCAAGGTTCTGGGGAGGCTctttaagaataaaataatagtgaaaaaacatgattaatatcattaaaatctaaattttcgaaaacatCAAGCTCATTATACccgtaaaaaattgttttgaaacatATATATCTTTTTACCTGAAATACTAAACGTTACTTGATGAAGATGCACAAATTTGTTTCTTTAAGGGGGTGATTTGgtctaaaaatttgaaaaaatcgattttttttttcatagataCAGTATATTTTGTGACGACTAAATGAAACGAGTTATTCTACTGGAATTGTTTCTTGAATTCCAAAAGGGGTTTTACTCAACTTTTTTTGAAGTGATTGACCTGATGTTTCAAGTTCTACCCATCAGATTCCTTTGATATTTGGTGGAAAATAGTTATCTGCACTATATGTACAAGATTTGTATTATATaccaataaaaattagtttatagatattaaatggaaatttgatatttcttatgactttatatactttattttaaaaatttaagacgtttcttaaaaaaaaatttaacttcaaaatcgaaaaatgaaaaacttcacCATTCTAGTTCCATTAgaaactgtttaaaaaatgatttattggtactttttaataaaatccccaaatttgaataattgtagAAACAAAGTTTATAATCAagttcaaaacttttttaatccAACACCTAATGGGAAAAAAAGCaaagagaaaataaagaaaagattgtttctatatattttgCTTACCTGTATTACAAAAACTTGCCTtcaagtaaatataaaaaactaatgCAAAACACTTAAACTTATAACAgtacttattatttttcctcTCCCTGTACCTCAGTAGAAGATGAACTTGAAGCGAATCCCCTGATTGACAAATCGTAAACAACTTCTTCGATTTTCTTCACATCATATTTCAATCCGTCGAATCTTTTTCTCAAAGAATCGTTCTTAAGATTCAGAAGCCTAAATCCGGCATTCAACTGCGCCACGAACCTCGAAATTTGTATAGGTCTATTGTAATCACCTAAAGTGACGGAATTTACTGCATATCTTgactaaaatatgaaaaatttcaggatagaaagtgaaaaaaagaCGTAAGATGAAAATCTCACCAATTCAGAAGCTAAATTTAGTAACCCCATGAGATAATCCTCTAAATCTAAGTGAAGATTCGACTGATTGGAAACTAGAAATGgtcatttaaacaaaaacagttgtactaaaaattatttacttacgtCCTAAAATACTTGCAGTTGTTTCCTTATCAATTAAAATTcctttttccaaaaatattattaggcCGGCCAAATAACACAAACGTTGTGTAGCAAATCGCCAATGATCATTATATCTATAATACTGCCCTGCAGGTATCAATTTGTTCAAGGAATCATATCCTTGACGTACTTCTTCAAACGTTTTTCTAGCGTTTATACAAGCAGCGTGCActgaaaatatcgataaatagttttttttttaacatattagGTATTAAAAACTTAGATACTCACTTTTTTCGACATCTTTTTCATGATGTATAACTTGAAgaattgttattatttctcTTAAAGGTTTTTCTATTTCCTTTACTATTTTACGCATTTCCTTTTAAAATATACAAGTACGTTAGTGTAGATTGTATAAAATCCattttaataaagataaatgaactttctttttatttaccTTACCTCTCTTGTGTCTTGTTCTTCATTTATATGATCTTGAAACGgggtgaaaatatttttaatgatttcagTAGGAGTACACATAATTAATAACCGATAGCAATAAATTatgtgaattaaaataaattcttaagctttaaaatctaaattttattcacaaattttatctaaCCTTATATATTCTTCTTTCTACATCTTGATTATGTCATAACATATCATTAATCCAGTgacttttgatgaaataaactttttaaaaaattattattaagtgaGTTTGTAACAATTTGTCTACTTTATAGAAATAGTATTTatttgtgaacaaaaaataattcatttatcgTTGATAAAACAACGGAATTACATATATATAGAGAGATAGTAGTtcaagtattaaaaaatttttgaaaaaaaaaagaagaaacgtTTATCGATAACTGTTCATAGTTTTAGCGCCAATATATGTTGATAAACTGgttaatcaacattttttagttttggaaattatatttgtcgtgattttaatgtttgtataatttgtatctctatttttttatatttttaatcgtAAATCTAAGTCAAGTAAGTTTTACAAATTACATTGTTAGACAATCATGTGttcttaaatttgaaaaagaaataaagtaactgaattgataaattcatattatatttctattattcatGAATTACATAATAGTTACATATACGCCATAACGTTttacatatatttcatttccaATCATTTAAAAGTAATTGCAATAATTCGAATCAGTTACTGTCAACTTTAGTCAAAAATGGATCTACATTCAGAAGAAAGTAATGATATGGCAATAAACCTTCCTGATATAGAAACAGTAGAACGTATAAGGAAAAGagcaaaattaaataatgtacaaaaaaaatcaccaCTAAAGAAAGTTACTAATCGACAAGAACAGatagagaaagaaaaaattagagaagCATTAAGAGAACAACGCTtggaagaaaaaagaattttggaAGAAGAAAAGTTGATAAGAAAACTAGAaaaggaaaataagaaaattgaaaaggaaaaaatgaagaaagaatatattgaaaggCGGTTAGAAGAAAAGAGACTCCAAGAAGAAGAACGTGCTCTGCAATTAGTTATTCAAGCAGAAGAAAAAATGAAACGCAAGCTGGAATATCAAATTATGCGCGAGAATCAAAAGAAACAGAAATTGGATGAAAAGAGGATAGCGGAAGAAGAGACTTTGAAAAAACGCAAAGAGCAAGCCCTGAAAGGAATGAACTATTTACTAAAAATAAGCTCCAAGTATTCAGACTTTTTTAAGGAAAAACTTTTGGtggataataaaaaaaggtaaaGATGATATAGTTCAATGCTCATtctatcaaataaatattactaatGAAAGTTTTTCGTTTCGTACTAGTTCTGCAACCAAATCtctacaagaaaaaaataaacttttgcCTACTTTAAGTGATATGAAGGAAGCAGTCGATGCTAAAATTCAATCACCTGTTGTTAAAGGttggttttttggttttataatcatcaaatgttattttttttataaataaaattaatagttaaaataattaaacttttaCCTTCTGCAgctaaaaatgatataaaacagGAGTTGAAGTTGTTTGAGGGAGGAAGTTTGAGAGAATACCAAATTGAGGGAGTACAATGGATGGTCGTAAGTAATAccatttaaaagatattttcaaaaataataaccCAGTTGACTTTTAGAATCTACTGAACAATGGTATTAATGGTATATTAGCAGACGAAATGGGGCTCGGCAAAACAGTTCAAATTATAGCCCTGATAGCTCACCTTATGGAGATAAAAGTACCAGGTCCTTTTCTTATAATAGCTCCTCTATCCACTATACCTAATTGGGAAATGGAATTTCAAAGATTCGCTCCAAGAATACCCGTAGTAGTTTTTCACGGAAACGAATCTCAAAGAATCCAAATGTATTCGGAGATCCAAAGGAGGTATAAAGTGGGAGATTTCTGGACTAGACCTGTAGTTCTAACGACTTATCAAACGCCTGTAGCAgaacaaaaaattctgaaaacatTGGAATGGCAGTATATTATTATAGATGAAGGACATCGGGTGAAAAATCATGAATGCCAATTAGCAGTGTAAGTATGAGtctattaacaatttttttttagaaatttctacCGTAATGATTGTAAGTATCTTATTTCTACATAAAAACATGTCGGTTCAATGTTATTAATTGATAACAATCATTTCAAACCAAATTCAAACACAGTTAAAAATCTGGGCATatactatcaaaaattatacTAATTATAATCTTTTTCTCAAATTATCGACCAAATAAAATAACCTTATTTAAGTTTAagtcaacctaacctaatcgaagctaaagtaaacctaattAAAACTGACATAAACATAACCTAGCTGAAGTAAACGCTGACATAAACATAACCTAGCTTAagtcaacctaacctaatcaaagctaaagtaaacctaattGGTGTTATTGTGTGATCCCAAAGTGGGC
The sequence above is drawn from the Diorhabda carinulata isolate Delta chromosome 6, icDioCari1.1, whole genome shotgun sequence genome and encodes:
- the LOC130896044 gene encoding translin isoform X1, whose product is MCTPTEIIKNIFTPFQDHINEEQDTREEMRKIVKEIEKPLREIITILQVIHHEKDVEKMHAACINARKTFEEVRQGYDSLNKLIPAGQYYRYNDHWRFATQRLCYLAGLIIFLEKGILIDKETTASILGLSNQSNLHLDLEDYLMGLLNLASELSRYAVNSVTLGDYNRPIQISRFVAQLNAGFRLLNLKNDSLRKRFDGLKYDVKKIEEVVYDLSIRGFASSSSSTEVQGEEK
- the LOC130896044 gene encoding translin isoform X2 translates to MRKIVKEIEKPLREIITILQVIHHEKDVEKMHAACINARKTFEEVRQGYDSLNKLIPAGQYYRYNDHWRFATQRLCYLAGLIIFLEKGILIDKETTASILGLSNQSNLHLDLEDYLMGLLNLASELSRYAVNSVTLGDYNRPIQISRFVAQLNAGFRLLNLKNDSLRKRFDGLKYDVKKIEEVVYDLSIRGFASSSSSTEVQGEEK
- the LOC130896045 gene encoding fibronectin type 3 and ankyrin repeat domains 1 protein, producing the protein MNDENWIYFKGATDEGPFYTTMHMTRYVKLGKSSVVRKIANIRPYLLDTENRENKTPLIQSIEFNDIQMINLLISLGANVNKSVIYNKRSPLMIAIEKGRLQIAKFLIDKGADVFARDINDLNLLHVAVDTNNLENVKFCFELIRNVNFKDNKGWTPLLRAAIMEVSKDIIDFLIENGADTSVRDNNGIDFETHCLLTGTVFMHKPRRLCPSAQGSGEAL